A genomic stretch from Gardnerella leopoldii includes:
- the purE gene encoding 5-(carboxyamino)imidazole ribonucleotide mutase, with translation MGSSSDWETMRHACEILDKFQVPYMKRVISAHRTPELMADFAHNARSNGFKIIIAGAGGAAHLPGMIAAQTTLPVIGVPVRSHALSGWDSLLSIVQMPGGIPVATTAVGNSGATNAGLLAVSILSTTDNRLAKELAEYRNELKEKVEESNANLI, from the coding sequence ATGGGATCCTCAAGTGATTGGGAAACCATGCGTCATGCTTGTGAAATTCTAGATAAATTCCAAGTTCCGTATATGAAACGAGTTATTTCCGCACATCGTACACCAGAATTAATGGCAGATTTTGCGCATAATGCTCGCTCAAACGGTTTCAAAATTATTATTGCTGGAGCCGGCGGAGCTGCCCACTTGCCTGGCATGATTGCGGCACAAACCACGCTTCCTGTTATTGGAGTGCCAGTACGCTCGCATGCGCTATCAGGCTGGGATTCATTGCTTTCAATAGTACAAATGCCAGGAGGTATTCCTGTTGCAACTACTGCAGTTGGAAACTCTGGAGCAACAAATGCTGGATTGCTTGCTGTAAGCATTCTAAGCACAACTGATAATCGTCTTGCTAAAGAACTAGCAGAATATCGCAATGAACTAAAAGAAAAAGTCGAGGAATCAAATGCCAACCTTATCTGA
- the purD gene encoding phosphoribosylamine--glycine ligase, with translation MKVLVVGSGAREHAIAHALLKGESVEEVTVAPGNPGIAADGIQTANISQSDHDALIKFVKDNNYDFAFIGPEVPLMNGIVDDFEAHGIAAFGPNKAAAQIEGSKDFAKKLMARHNVPTASYKTFDALETARAYVLEHGAPIVIKADGLAAGKGVTVAMDEQTAVDALEDIFVDHRFGQAGAKVVIEEFLQGQEFSLMSFVSGTDFWVMPISQDHKRAYDGDKGPNTGGMGAYSPVPQISDETVQRAIDEIVRPTVEGLAKEGTPFTGVLYAGLIDTATGPKVIEFNARFGDPETEVVLPRLTSDFGAAIWNILQHKNPTFTWKNSGVTLGVIIASEGYPGTLVTGTQLPQIPVDENQGQHVYYAGVKSDEESGKLLTSSGRVALIQVHGDDVKDAQNNVYSILDKLNLPHMFFRHDIAEKALK, from the coding sequence ATGAAAGTTTTAGTAGTTGGTTCTGGCGCTCGCGAACACGCTATTGCACACGCGCTACTTAAAGGAGAAAGCGTTGAAGAAGTAACTGTTGCTCCTGGAAATCCTGGTATTGCAGCAGATGGCATTCAAACTGCAAACATAAGTCAATCAGATCATGACGCTCTTATTAAGTTCGTTAAAGACAATAACTACGATTTTGCGTTCATTGGTCCTGAAGTTCCGCTTATGAATGGCATTGTTGACGATTTTGAAGCGCATGGAATTGCCGCTTTTGGTCCAAACAAAGCCGCAGCTCAAATTGAAGGCTCTAAAGATTTCGCAAAAAAGCTTATGGCTCGTCACAACGTTCCAACCGCCTCCTACAAAACATTTGACGCTTTGGAGACAGCACGCGCATACGTTCTTGAGCATGGTGCTCCAATTGTTATTAAAGCGGACGGTTTGGCTGCTGGAAAAGGCGTTACTGTTGCTATGGATGAGCAAACAGCAGTTGATGCTTTGGAGGATATTTTCGTCGATCATCGTTTTGGTCAAGCTGGAGCAAAAGTCGTTATTGAAGAATTTTTGCAAGGCCAAGAGTTTTCACTTATGAGTTTTGTAAGCGGAACTGATTTTTGGGTTATGCCTATTTCTCAAGATCACAAGCGCGCTTACGACGGAGACAAAGGACCAAATACTGGCGGCATGGGAGCTTATAGCCCTGTTCCACAAATTAGCGACGAAACAGTTCAGCGTGCTATCGACGAGATTGTGCGCCCAACTGTTGAAGGACTAGCTAAAGAGGGTACGCCTTTTACCGGCGTGCTTTATGCTGGCTTAATTGATACAGCAACAGGTCCTAAAGTTATTGAGTTTAATGCTCGTTTTGGAGACCCAGAAACAGAAGTTGTACTTCCTCGCCTTACTTCAGATTTTGGTGCAGCTATATGGAATATTTTGCAGCATAAAAATCCGACTTTTACTTGGAAAAATAGCGGTGTTACGCTCGGCGTGATCATTGCTAGCGAAGGCTACCCTGGCACTTTAGTTACTGGAACTCAACTTCCTCAAATTCCTGTTGACGAAAACCAAGGTCAGCACGTGTATTATGCAGGAGTAAAAAGCGATGAAGAAAGCGGAAAACTTCTTACTTCTTCAGGCAGAGTAGCTCTTATACAAGTGCATGGAGACGACGTAAAAGACGCTCAAAACAACGTCTACAGCATATTAGATAAGCTTAATCTTCCGCACATGTTCTTTAGGCATGATATCGCAGAAAAAGCTTTAAAATAG
- a CDS encoding bifunctional lysylphosphatidylglycerol flippase/synthetase MprF, giving the protein MMLSFFHKRCKKNDSDSKHSAIRHTKILMHDFIAWMQHKVFALTLTCIFIVINCIHWVVLTLMHFYTYGTSATLAQLFMRHHRSKGPSLFFGHGNVTELLIKVCHSLIFVNNMPSLMVNCLLVAVLIGVAETRISRLNIIYIAIFSTLIGIIVGLTIIGNLSIIIRNMHWITKIPIRLSPFTLFIGAFMASASYESILWRRRTLVIGYATTSAMLLYSGNPGDYCTIIAALTGHIIGNIMSKTKGVKRSVNWWEGTDYEIRRLFAVAQSIIALGPVLALSSRSHAGILTTLGLFMSPQLGSKTWLTRCMTNYSTNNCFLHSGLHHAAIGGLWIRILLPSITLMIIAWGMLRGRRLAALTSIFINALTVLYAGMYFTVLPLIATKQNILEHQHNAVAVAFMLTALPPLLLTILLIINLKHFSVHTSKLQARLGLIAIFIALYITGAGYVAFGLMIPEEFTPSADVYHLLRDLPGRWMPMGFGNRSNAMLRTETPLSSLLAQSVGVIFWAILFIVCFTWFRSSISTSENDRKKASSLVELGGNTMSFMTTWANNHYWFSQSGQSAIAYRLNYGIALTLTEPFGDEKEYSQDIRGFIKLCEQNSWSPAFYAVHDKTRQELEKLGFTSIKVGTDMLVDPNAWQTRGKKWQDIRTAINKAKRDGIADVLTTYNEASWDIQQQIVEISEEWAELKALPEMKFTLGGLDELQDNRVKILYAINEDGRVLGVTSWMPTYRNNRIIGWTLDFMRHRTDSPNGIMELLIARMAERLRDEGLENPDCSVEFMSLSAAPLAGINEDTLNENGQKSSNVINHALEMMSDILEPAYGFKSLYFFKKKFQPSASSVYVCYMDSAKLAQISLAVTHAYLPEANPKQILEMVKSLRPKSSEANK; this is encoded by the coding sequence ATGATGCTGTCTTTCTTTCATAAACGTTGTAAGAAAAATGATTCTGATTCTAAACATTCAGCAATTCGGCATACAAAAATATTGATGCACGATTTCATAGCTTGGATGCAACATAAAGTTTTTGCATTAACACTTACGTGCATTTTTATTGTTATAAATTGCATACATTGGGTTGTATTAACGCTTATGCATTTTTATACTTATGGCACAAGCGCTACTCTTGCACAATTGTTTATGCGGCATCATCGCTCAAAAGGTCCAAGCCTATTCTTCGGGCACGGAAACGTCACAGAGCTGCTGATAAAAGTATGTCATTCGCTTATTTTCGTAAATAATATGCCATCTCTTATGGTTAATTGTTTACTTGTTGCCGTACTTATTGGCGTTGCAGAAACTCGTATAAGTAGACTCAATATTATTTATATTGCAATATTTAGCACACTTATTGGCATAATTGTAGGATTAACAATCATAGGTAATCTTTCAATCATTATTCGAAACATGCATTGGATTACCAAGATTCCTATTCGACTATCTCCATTCACACTGTTTATTGGCGCTTTTATGGCTTCTGCATCTTACGAATCTATTTTGTGGCGCAGAAGAACTTTAGTAATTGGATACGCTACTACTTCAGCAATGCTTCTTTATAGTGGAAATCCTGGCGATTATTGCACTATTATTGCAGCTCTTACAGGGCACATCATCGGCAATATTATGAGCAAAACAAAAGGCGTTAAACGAAGTGTAAACTGGTGGGAAGGTACAGATTACGAAATTCGTAGGCTTTTTGCAGTAGCTCAGAGCATTATTGCATTAGGTCCAGTGTTGGCATTATCTTCGCGCTCTCACGCAGGAATTCTTACTACTCTTGGTTTGTTTATGTCACCGCAACTAGGCTCTAAAACATGGCTTACGCGATGCATGACAAATTACAGCACAAATAATTGTTTTCTTCATTCAGGTCTACATCACGCTGCAATTGGCGGATTATGGATTCGCATTCTATTACCAAGCATCACACTGATGATTATTGCGTGGGGAATGTTACGAGGGCGTAGACTAGCTGCATTAACTTCTATATTTATAAACGCACTAACTGTGCTATATGCAGGAATGTATTTCACTGTTTTGCCTTTAATTGCCACAAAACAAAATATTTTGGAACATCAACATAATGCTGTTGCTGTTGCTTTTATGCTTACAGCTCTCCCACCATTATTGCTTACTATTTTGTTGATAATTAATTTAAAGCATTTTTCTGTTCATACGAGCAAACTACAGGCACGTTTGGGACTAATAGCGATTTTTATAGCATTGTACATAACTGGCGCTGGATATGTTGCTTTTGGTCTTATGATACCTGAAGAATTTACTCCATCTGCTGATGTTTACCACTTATTGCGAGATTTACCAGGGCGCTGGATGCCTATGGGATTTGGAAACAGATCTAACGCAATGCTTCGCACTGAAACACCTCTATCTTCTTTACTAGCACAAAGCGTGGGCGTGATATTCTGGGCAATATTGTTTATTGTCTGCTTTACGTGGTTCCGCAGCAGCATCTCTACAAGCGAAAACGATAGAAAAAAAGCAAGCTCATTAGTAGAACTTGGCGGAAACACAATGAGCTTTATGACGACTTGGGCAAATAACCATTATTGGTTCTCTCAAAGCGGGCAATCTGCAATCGCCTATAGACTAAATTACGGTATTGCACTCACTCTTACAGAGCCTTTTGGAGATGAAAAAGAATATTCGCAAGATATTCGAGGATTTATTAAATTATGCGAACAAAATTCGTGGTCTCCAGCATTCTATGCTGTGCACGATAAAACGCGTCAAGAACTAGAAAAACTTGGATTTACTTCTATTAAAGTCGGAACAGACATGCTAGTAGACCCTAATGCTTGGCAGACGCGAGGGAAAAAATGGCAAGATATTCGTACAGCTATAAACAAAGCAAAACGAGATGGAATTGCCGACGTACTTACAACTTATAACGAAGCCTCTTGGGACATACAGCAACAAATTGTAGAAATTTCAGAAGAATGGGCAGAGTTAAAAGCTCTTCCAGAAATGAAATTTACTCTCGGTGGACTTGACGAACTTCAGGATAACCGCGTCAAAATTTTATACGCTATTAATGAAGACGGCAGGGTACTTGGAGTAACTAGCTGGATGCCAACGTATAGGAATAATAGAATCATTGGTTGGACACTTGATTTTATGCGTCACCGCACAGATAGTCCTAATGGGATTATGGAATTATTAATTGCTAGAATGGCAGAACGTTTAAGAGATGAAGGATTAGAAAACCCAGACTGTTCTGTAGAATTTATGAGCCTTTCTGCAGCACCTCTAGCTGGTATAAACGAAGACACATTGAACGAAAATGGTCAAAAATCTTCTAACGTTATTAATCATGCACTAGAAATGATGTCTGACATTTTGGAACCAGCTTATGGGTTCAAATCGCTATATTTCTTCAAGAAAAAATTCCAACCATCCGCAAGTTCCGTATATGTCTGCTACATGGATTCTGCAAAATTAGCTCAGATTTCACTAGCTGTGACTCACGCCTATTTACCGGAAGCTAATCCTAAACAAATACTAGAAATGGTAAAATCGTTGCGTCCAAAAAGTAGCGAAGCGAACAAATAA
- a CDS encoding alpha/beta hydrolase, with amino-acid sequence MLQLAKVSLLQGWLPISLFSVNGISLVLLLFMKTKRGKKMFHLLIQLAIGVITFFVGGIIAWLISDVFLVFGVSLGWLVIFSIACGFGLIGFAATALVFLHKWRKLVAVIAIILTLASTALHVDMIYGEYTTIGSIFGMGGFPKLEVNKQKSASSSIKQWRELAAQQKLPKLPKKGIVRSVYIPNTASHFNARIANVYLPPAALVKKPPKLPVMVMFAGQPGSPNHFFAASDIANTLDNYAKDHYGLAPIVVAPDQNGESSHNSLCADTHVFGKAETYLINDVPKWIRKHLPVSKDPKMWLMGGFSQGGTCSTQLVPSHPDIFGNIFSAGGELEPTYKNRQETINHYFNGNTSEYERHVPSVIMRKNAPLKQNYYAIAGSWDTKSQANQATIALSAHRAGMNVITMLSQGNGHDWHTVKAGLKIAIDQFCKKTGISSTAPKLNTYQNVQILINQQVNRD; translated from the coding sequence ATGCTGCAATTGGCAAAAGTGAGTCTTTTGCAAGGATGGCTACCAATAAGCCTTTTTAGCGTAAATGGTATTTCTTTAGTCTTGTTGCTTTTTATGAAAACAAAACGCGGCAAGAAAATGTTCCACTTACTAATACAGCTTGCAATAGGTGTCATAACATTTTTTGTCGGTGGAATAATTGCTTGGCTTATTTCTGACGTGTTTCTTGTATTCGGAGTAAGTCTTGGATGGCTCGTTATTTTTTCTATTGCATGCGGCTTCGGGCTTATAGGTTTTGCAGCAACAGCACTTGTTTTCTTACACAAATGGAGGAAACTAGTTGCAGTAATAGCTATTATCTTGACGTTAGCAAGCACAGCTCTTCATGTAGACATGATTTATGGGGAATATACGACAATAGGTTCAATATTTGGAATGGGCGGTTTTCCAAAACTAGAAGTTAATAAGCAAAAATCCGCATCCTCTAGTATTAAGCAGTGGAGAGAGTTAGCAGCCCAACAAAAACTGCCAAAACTTCCTAAAAAAGGTATTGTTCGTTCAGTTTATATCCCTAACACTGCTTCACATTTCAATGCTAGAATAGCGAACGTATACTTGCCACCTGCTGCACTTGTTAAAAAACCACCAAAACTGCCAGTTATGGTCATGTTCGCAGGACAACCTGGTAGCCCTAATCACTTTTTTGCAGCAAGCGATATTGCAAATACTTTAGACAATTACGCGAAAGATCACTACGGTCTTGCACCTATTGTTGTAGCTCCTGACCAAAATGGTGAATCTTCGCATAATTCTCTTTGTGCGGATACACATGTGTTCGGCAAAGCAGAAACATATTTAATTAATGATGTTCCTAAATGGATACGCAAACATTTGCCAGTAAGCAAAGATCCTAAAATGTGGCTTATGGGCGGCTTCTCACAAGGAGGCACTTGCTCAACGCAACTAGTTCCATCTCACCCTGATATATTCGGAAACATTTTTTCTGCCGGAGGGGAACTAGAACCAACGTATAAGAATCGCCAAGAAACAATTAATCATTATTTCAATGGAAACACATCAGAATATGAGCGACACGTACCTAGTGTGATAATGCGTAAAAATGCTCCTTTGAAACAAAATTATTACGCTATTGCAGGCTCATGGGATACTAAATCTCAAGCGAATCAGGCAACCATTGCATTAAGCGCACATCGCGCTGGAATGAATGTTATAACCATGCTTTCTCAAGGCAATGGTCATGATTGGCACACAGTAAAAGCTGGATTAAAAATAGCAATTGATCAATTCTGCAAAAAAACAGGTATTTCAAGCACTGCACCAAAACTTAATACCTACCAAAATGTACAAATTCTTATCAACCAGCAGGTGAATCGAGACTAA
- a CDS encoding Fur family transcriptional regulator → MSSEPMRRHTKQKEIVLSYLRESRNFVSAQDLHRILAKDGEIIGLATVYRQLNSLTQSGEVDTVRFNGQQLFRICDENTHHHHLVCERCGKTVDIEPPDDEGWIHKVAESHGYTVVDHTLEVFGLCESCREEDK, encoded by the coding sequence ATGTCTAGCGAGCCTATGCGTAGACATACAAAACAAAAAGAAATAGTACTCTCCTACTTACGCGAGTCTCGTAATTTTGTTTCTGCACAAGATTTGCACAGAATACTCGCCAAAGACGGGGAGATTATTGGCTTAGCAACAGTGTATCGTCAACTTAATTCTTTAACTCAAAGCGGCGAAGTAGACACAGTGCGTTTTAACGGTCAGCAATTATTCCGCATTTGCGACGAGAATACGCACCACCATCATTTAGTTTGCGAACGTTGCGGAAAAACTGTTGATATTGAGCCGCCTGACGACGAAGGCTGGATTCATAAAGTAGCTGAATCTCACGGGTATACTGTGGTGGATCATACGCTAGAAGTATTCGGCTTATGCGAAAGCTGCCGCGAAGAAGATAAGTAA
- a CDS encoding LTA synthase family protein: protein MKSFLRLKVPYWLYAFLFFVIDGMSVIIVQMGVQRAGRVEMTSAMSGGRWGLITKTWRELNFVIVLSALVVAMIYGLILLISNRFWISSAIILSVSLLIAVIEYMKVNVRYETILPADLNFLKSNTGNVASFLPDNAPMVIGVALGVFILLLVTTVCLHIFDTNHGKIVRFKDWRYSAGIRVAIALILIGNLSWYIGGVGTVDSSANVFSKMLGDSPAMWDSVYDAQRNGAIVAFLRNVNPKIMDRPADYSEETMKAVYKRYNDESKRINRSRTTNMNDNTFILILSESFSDPTRVPGLKLNKNPIPFISNLKKHTDSGLMLSSGYGGGTANLEYMSLTGLSMANFDPSMTSPYQQLVPNAQWSPTINQYWDDSRNSIKSIAFHPYEPSMYLRATNYKKFGFSKFYALQGPDVIAHRDVLDKSPYVSDASAYKSALEKIKEHKQPRFVQIVTMQNHMPYRDWYANNEFEASSKDGAADLGDDEKTSIETYAKGVQHTDEATQAFLKSLDKLNKPITVMFYGDHLPGIYGTASSDEKNSLSLHLTDYFIWSNKVALERKERSEKKSSNKNVEHSNTSKDVDRTNKYSSPNFFISQAALHMNAKVSPYLAFLTRLHEHVSAMEPPVVNTIQGWDRIPEGQSIYLDNDGNPMILSKMDKKSRQLLHDYRLIQYDITAGKHYLRNTDFMKLPR from the coding sequence ATGAAGTCATTTTTGCGCTTGAAAGTTCCGTATTGGCTGTATGCATTTCTTTTCTTTGTTATTGACGGCATGTCGGTAATTATTGTGCAAATGGGTGTGCAGCGCGCTGGAAGAGTTGAGATGACTTCTGCAATGTCTGGTGGACGTTGGGGATTAATAACTAAAACTTGGAGAGAACTTAATTTTGTTATTGTTCTTAGTGCGCTCGTCGTTGCGATGATATACGGTTTAATTCTTTTGATTAGTAACCGATTTTGGATATCAAGTGCAATAATTCTAAGTGTTTCATTGCTTATTGCTGTTATTGAATATATGAAAGTAAATGTTCGTTATGAAACTATTCTTCCTGCGGACTTAAACTTTTTAAAAAGTAACACTGGTAATGTCGCTTCATTTTTGCCAGATAATGCTCCTATGGTCATTGGTGTTGCTTTAGGCGTTTTTATTTTGCTTTTAGTTACAACTGTTTGCTTACACATATTTGATACAAATCATGGAAAGATTGTGCGATTTAAAGATTGGCGCTATTCTGCTGGCATTCGTGTTGCAATTGCGTTGATTTTAATAGGGAATTTAAGCTGGTATATTGGCGGCGTTGGCACAGTCGACTCTTCAGCTAACGTTTTTTCTAAAATGCTTGGTGACAGTCCTGCTATGTGGGATTCTGTTTATGATGCTCAACGCAATGGTGCTATTGTGGCATTTTTGCGTAATGTAAATCCTAAAATTATGGATAGGCCGGCTGATTACAGTGAAGAAACTATGAAGGCTGTATACAAGCGTTATAACGATGAATCTAAACGTATAAATCGTTCTCGTACAACAAATATGAACGATAATACTTTTATTCTTATTTTGTCTGAATCGTTCTCTGATCCTACTCGTGTTCCTGGTTTGAAGTTGAACAAGAATCCAATACCATTTATTAGCAATTTGAAGAAGCATACGGATAGTGGTTTGATGCTTTCTTCTGGTTACGGTGGCGGTACTGCAAACCTAGAGTACATGTCTTTAACTGGTTTGAGCATGGCTAATTTTGATCCTTCAATGACTAGTCCGTATCAGCAGTTGGTTCCTAATGCTCAATGGTCTCCAACTATTAATCAATATTGGGATGATTCTCGTAATTCTATTAAATCTATAGCTTTCCACCCGTATGAGCCGAGCATGTATTTGCGCGCTACTAATTACAAAAAGTTTGGATTTAGTAAGTTCTACGCATTGCAAGGACCTGATGTTATTGCTCACCGTGATGTGCTAGATAAATCGCCGTATGTTTCTGACGCATCAGCATATAAGAGTGCGTTAGAAAAGATTAAAGAACATAAGCAACCTAGGTTCGTACAAATTGTTACTATGCAAAACCACATGCCTTATAGGGATTGGTATGCGAATAATGAATTCGAAGCGTCTTCTAAAGATGGTGCCGCTGATCTTGGTGATGATGAAAAAACTTCTATTGAAACGTATGCTAAGGGTGTGCAGCACACTGATGAAGCAACGCAAGCGTTTTTGAAGAGTTTAGATAAACTGAATAAGCCTATTACTGTTATGTTTTATGGTGACCATTTGCCAGGAATTTACGGTACTGCAAGTTCGGATGAAAAGAATTCATTGTCTTTGCATTTGACTGATTATTTTATTTGGTCAAATAAAGTTGCTTTGGAGCGTAAAGAGCGTAGTGAGAAAAAATCTTCAAACAAAAATGTAGAGCATTCTAATACAAGTAAAGATGTAGATCGTACTAATAAGTATTCTTCACCTAACTTCTTTATTTCTCAGGCTGCTTTACATATGAACGCTAAAGTTTCTCCGTATCTTGCTTTCTTAACTCGTTTACATGAGCATGTGAGTGCTATGGAGCCTCCTGTTGTAAATACTATTCAAGGCTGGGATAGAATTCCTGAAGGACAATCAATTTATTTGGATAACGATGGTAATCCGATGATTTTGTCTAAGATGGATAAGAAGTCACGTCAACTTCTTCACGACTATCGCTTAATACAATACGATATTACTGCTGGAAAGCATTATTTGCGTAATACTGATTTTATGAAATTACCGCGCTAA
- a CDS encoding SLC13 family permease, with the protein MKRWLLNVVKCETILIVAAILAVISCFLVPPDPQYLSYIHLNTISQLVCLMMVVCGFQRIGVFRSIGARLLRHVRTERGLVLVLMSLTFFSAMWITNDVALVTFVPFALSVLVMANAEKQSILVITLMTIGANVGSMLTPIGNAHNLYLKALTHMSTQDFLKIMAPYTITAALLMIVFAFVFFKSRTVDQFAGLHGDDIEQSVLAPSHGHPQPDEIRVMGYGMSFTRWRVTVYSLLFVVCLCGVSGWIPDWIMVLIMVAAFLVCDRHVFRVLDWALPLTFIMFFVFIGNMRRVAGFSDLAQMWVGTHPMEVSIASSQFISNVPTTILLSGFCDQWKLLIIGTNLGGMGTLIASMASLISYKGITHQYSHYRGRYLLTYTIVNVFFLAVLMSLAWIIE; encoded by the coding sequence ATGAAGCGCTGGCTGTTGAATGTGGTCAAGTGTGAAACCATTCTTATTGTTGCTGCAATTTTGGCAGTTATTTCCTGTTTTTTGGTACCTCCAGATCCGCAATATTTGAGTTATATTCATCTCAACACTATTTCGCAATTAGTGTGCCTTATGATGGTTGTGTGCGGATTCCAGCGCATTGGTGTGTTTCGATCTATTGGTGCGCGTTTGCTAAGGCATGTGCGCACTGAGCGCGGCTTGGTGCTCGTGCTTATGTCGTTAACATTCTTTTCGGCAATGTGGATTACGAACGACGTTGCTCTCGTAACTTTTGTGCCTTTTGCACTATCTGTGCTCGTAATGGCGAATGCTGAAAAGCAGTCAATTCTTGTAATTACGCTTATGACTATTGGTGCCAATGTTGGAAGTATGCTCACTCCTATTGGCAATGCTCACAATCTGTATTTAAAGGCGTTGACTCATATGTCTACGCAAGATTTTTTGAAGATTATGGCGCCTTATACGATTACAGCAGCACTGTTGATGATCGTATTTGCATTCGTATTCTTTAAGTCGCGCACAGTTGACCAGTTTGCAGGTTTGCATGGTGACGATATTGAGCAAAGTGTGTTGGCTCCTTCGCATGGTCATCCGCAGCCTGATGAAATTCGTGTTATGGGCTATGGCATGAGTTTTACTCGCTGGCGTGTTACTGTTTATAGTTTGCTGTTTGTTGTTTGCTTGTGTGGTGTTAGTGGATGGATTCCTGACTGGATTATGGTGCTCATTATGGTTGCAGCTTTCCTTGTTTGCGACCGCCACGTATTCCGTGTTTTAGATTGGGCTTTGCCGCTCACGTTTATTATGTTCTTTGTTTTTATTGGCAATATGCGTCGAGTTGCTGGATTTAGCGATCTTGCGCAAATGTGGGTTGGTACGCATCCGATGGAAGTTTCTATTGCTTCAAGCCAATTTATTAGCAACGTGCCGACGACGATTCTGCTTTCTGGATTCTGTGATCAGTGGAAGCTTCTTATTATTGGCACGAATCTTGGTGGAATGGGTACTTTGATTGCTTCTATGGCTTCGCTTATTTCTTATAAGGGAATTACACACCAGTATTCGCATTACCGTGGGCGTTATTTGCTCACGTATACTATTGTCAATGTGTTCTTCCTTGCAGTGTTGATGTCACTTGCGTGGATTATTGAATAA
- the purK gene encoding 5-(carboxyamino)imidazole ribonucleotide synthase, with protein sequence MPTLSEVTNGAVERLMPGSTIGIIGGGQLGRMMAIAARHMGFRIGVLDPTLDCPVFQVADLQVEANYDDPEGLRELAERCDVLTYEFENVNADALDKVRHLTAIPQGTDLLRVTQDRVSEKTFINSHKIETAPWREVNNLDDLDTAIDEIGLPAILKTRRGGYDGHGQDVLRTEEDVANIHHRSDRGGKFPPSILEGFVDFAFEASILVSGNGKDFVTYPLVKNVHHNSILHMTLAPAVVDPEVEKTAHELALRLAKGFELAGTLGIELFITKDNRVVVNELAPRPHNSGHYTIEACDMDQFEAHIRGIVGWPLKKPKLLSPAVMVNVLGQHVAPTRSLILEHPEWHIHDYGKAEVRKNRKMGHITVLCDNPVDAAAALDATGCWDDELD encoded by the coding sequence ATGCCAACCTTATCTGAAGTAACTAATGGCGCTGTTGAACGTTTAATGCCAGGATCCACTATTGGAATTATTGGTGGCGGCCAGTTAGGGCGCATGATGGCTATTGCAGCTCGCCATATGGGTTTTCGTATTGGTGTTCTTGATCCTACGCTTGACTGCCCTGTGTTCCAAGTAGCAGATTTGCAGGTTGAAGCTAATTACGACGATCCTGAAGGCTTGCGTGAGCTTGCTGAACGTTGCGATGTATTAACTTACGAATTTGAAAATGTTAACGCAGACGCACTTGATAAAGTTCGTCATTTAACCGCAATCCCACAAGGAACTGACCTGTTACGCGTAACTCAAGATCGCGTCAGTGAAAAAACGTTCATTAATAGTCATAAAATCGAAACAGCTCCGTGGCGTGAAGTAAATAATTTAGACGACTTAGATACTGCTATTGACGAAATAGGCTTGCCAGCAATTCTTAAAACTCGTCGCGGCGGCTACGACGGTCATGGCCAAGATGTTTTGCGTACAGAAGAAGACGTTGCTAACATTCACCATCGCTCGGATCGCGGAGGAAAATTCCCTCCTTCAATTCTCGAGGGTTTCGTTGATTTTGCTTTTGAAGCATCGATCCTGGTTTCTGGAAATGGTAAGGATTTCGTAACTTATCCTCTAGTAAAAAACGTGCATCACAATAGTATTTTGCACATGACTTTAGCTCCTGCAGTAGTTGATCCTGAAGTTGAAAAAACAGCTCACGAATTAGCTTTGCGCTTAGCTAAAGGATTCGAACTAGCAGGAACATTAGGAATTGAGCTTTTCATCACTAAAGATAATCGCGTAGTAGTAAACGAACTCGCTCCTCGCCCTCACAATTCCGGGCATTATACGATTGAAGCTTGCGATATGGATCAATTTGAAGCACATATTCGCGGTATTGTTGGTTGGCCTTTAAAGAAGCCTAAGCTACTTTCCCCTGCTGTTATGGTAAATGTTCTTGGACAACATGTGGCTCCTACGCGTTCGCTGATTTTGGAACATCCAGAATGGCATATACACGATTATGGAAAAGCTGAAGTTCGTAAGAATCGCAAAATGGGTCATATTACTGTGCTATGCGATAATCCTGTTGACGCCGCTGCCGCATTAGATGCAACAGGCTGCTGGGACGACGAACTAGACTAA